The Candidatus Eisenbacteria bacterium genome includes a region encoding these proteins:
- a CDS encoding UDP-N-acetylmuramoyl-L-alanyl-D-glutamate--2,6-diaminopimelate ligase gives MRLRELLTGLGSLGVRGSDDVGVTGLALDSRRVRPGDVFFALAGAKDDGARFVSAAVAAGARVVVGPPGTRAEGATVIETPEPRLALAAMACRLHGDPSRAMKIVAVTGTNGKTTTACMLEAIFTAAGWSAGRIGTTGIRIAGEERPSAFTTPEAPDLQALLAEMRDRGLAAVAMEASSHALVQRRTWGLACDVTLFTNLTQDHLDYHGTMEAYLDAKLMLFDGRNGGAGKRTVAVVNAGDPAAPRVLDAARRGGQTPCTFGADLGDVPPALPLEVALERIDVGPAGLGLRLHLDRDGVVAGERGVTLPMFGRFNALNAAGAYAAALALGIAPGTIERALGSFAGVPGRLESVAAGRPFAVLVDYAHTPDALERALAACREHASGRVLCVFGCGGDRDRGKRPLMGAIAARLADRAWITNDNPRTEDPAAIAAAIAAGAPDGALETILDRREAIGAALSSARPGDVVLVAGKGHETTQTLGTNVQPFDDRAVARELLGVPA, from the coding sequence GTGAGGCTGCGCGAACTGCTCACCGGCCTCGGCAGCCTCGGCGTGCGAGGCTCCGACGATGTCGGGGTGACGGGCCTGGCGCTCGATTCGCGGCGCGTGCGGCCGGGCGACGTGTTCTTCGCGCTGGCCGGAGCGAAGGACGACGGCGCGCGCTTCGTGTCCGCCGCGGTCGCGGCGGGGGCACGCGTCGTCGTCGGTCCGCCCGGAACCCGCGCCGAGGGCGCGACGGTGATCGAAACGCCCGAGCCGCGACTGGCGCTGGCGGCGATGGCCTGCCGACTCCACGGCGACCCGTCCCGCGCGATGAAGATCGTGGCCGTGACGGGTACGAACGGCAAGACGACGACGGCCTGCATGCTGGAGGCGATCTTCACGGCCGCCGGCTGGAGCGCGGGCCGGATCGGCACCACCGGCATCCGGATCGCCGGGGAGGAGCGCCCGAGCGCGTTCACCACGCCGGAAGCCCCGGACCTGCAGGCGCTGCTCGCCGAGATGCGCGACCGCGGGCTCGCCGCGGTCGCGATGGAAGCGAGCAGCCACGCGCTCGTGCAGCGCCGCACGTGGGGCCTCGCGTGCGACGTCACGCTGTTCACCAACCTGACGCAGGACCATCTCGATTACCACGGCACCATGGAAGCCTACCTCGACGCCAAGCTGATGCTGTTCGACGGCCGCAACGGCGGGGCCGGCAAGCGCACGGTCGCGGTCGTCAACGCCGGTGACCCCGCGGCCCCGCGGGTGCTCGACGCCGCGCGGCGCGGCGGGCAGACGCCCTGCACATTCGGCGCCGACCTGGGCGACGTGCCTCCGGCCCTGCCGCTCGAGGTGGCGCTCGAGCGGATCGATGTGGGTCCGGCGGGGCTCGGGTTGCGGCTCCACCTGGACCGCGACGGCGTGGTGGCGGGGGAGCGCGGCGTGACGCTGCCGATGTTCGGCCGCTTCAACGCGCTGAACGCCGCGGGCGCCTACGCGGCCGCGCTCGCGCTCGGAATCGCGCCCGGCACGATCGAGCGCGCGCTCGGCTCGTTCGCCGGCGTGCCCGGCCGGCTGGAAAGCGTCGCGGCCGGCCGGCCGTTCGCGGTGCTCGTGGACTACGCGCACACGCCCGACGCGCTCGAGCGCGCGCTCGCGGCCTGCCGCGAGCACGCGAGCGGCCGCGTGCTGTGCGTCTTCGGCTGCGGCGGCGATCGCGATCGCGGCAAGCGCCCGCTCATGGGCGCGATCGCGGCGCGCCTCGCCGACCGCGCCTGGATCACGAACGACAACCCGCGCACCGAGGACCCGGCCGCGATCGCCGCCGCCATCGCCGCCGGTGCGCCGGACGGCGCGCTCGAGACGATCCTCGACCGTCGCGAGGCGATCGGCGCGGCGCTCTCCTCCGCGCGGCCGGGCGACGTCGTGCTCGTCGCCGGCAAGGGACACGAGACGACGCAGACGCTCGGCACGAACGTGCAGCCCTTCGACGACCGCGCGGTGGCCCGCGAACTCCTCGGAGTTCCGGCGTGA
- a CDS encoding UDP-N-acetylmuramoyl-tripeptide--D-alanyl-D-alanine ligase, with product MNAGTPKAAAPALTLVRLAQWANGDLIVTDVPPGPAARETLLARPVTGATLDTRAIEPGMLFVPLPGSRVDGHAFLDEAFAKGAAAALCARELHPAIAHLGLGPLVLVDDVTAGLQRLAQKYREAWPGLLIGVTGSVGKTTTKELVAAAFATAAPTLRTRGNLNNHWGVPLTLLALRPEHEVAVVEMAMSNPGEIAALAAIARPDAAIVTNAGTAHLEGVGSLEGIAREKASLVLALEPGRPAFVGADSPRLVAAVKGTKARVTTYGFARDADVRPSRYEDLGAEGSRLEVEGFPPVHLRLVGRHQAANALAAFAVAREWRLDPRAVADALEAHRPLPGRMEVRRARGATLLVDCYNANPDSTAAALETLAGWAGARRRIAVLGDMLELGGTAARLHRETGAKVRDAELWTVGTHAREYAAGARATGIEARVFADKAELAKVLRETLAPGMVVLLKASRGAALEQVLEGLGTED from the coding sequence GTGAACGCCGGCACCCCGAAGGCGGCCGCCCCCGCGCTCACGCTCGTCCGTCTCGCGCAGTGGGCGAACGGCGACCTGATCGTGACCGACGTGCCGCCGGGTCCGGCCGCGCGCGAGACCCTGCTCGCGCGTCCCGTCACCGGCGCGACGCTCGACACGCGCGCGATCGAGCCCGGCATGCTGTTCGTTCCGCTGCCCGGTTCGCGCGTGGACGGCCACGCGTTCCTCGACGAGGCGTTCGCGAAGGGCGCGGCCGCGGCGCTGTGCGCGCGCGAACTGCACCCGGCGATCGCGCACCTGGGCCTCGGTCCGCTCGTGCTGGTGGACGACGTGACCGCGGGCCTGCAGCGGCTGGCGCAGAAGTACCGCGAGGCGTGGCCGGGCCTGCTGATCGGTGTCACCGGCAGCGTGGGCAAGACCACGACCAAGGAGCTGGTCGCGGCCGCCTTCGCGACCGCGGCGCCGACGCTGCGCACGCGCGGAAACCTCAACAACCACTGGGGCGTCCCGCTGACGCTGCTCGCCCTCCGGCCCGAGCACGAGGTGGCGGTCGTCGAGATGGCGATGAGCAACCCGGGCGAGATCGCGGCCCTCGCGGCCATCGCTCGCCCGGACGCGGCGATCGTGACCAACGCCGGCACCGCGCACCTCGAGGGCGTCGGCTCGCTGGAAGGCATCGCGCGCGAGAAGGCGTCGCTCGTCCTGGCGCTCGAACCCGGGCGCCCGGCCTTCGTCGGCGCCGACTCGCCGCGCCTGGTCGCCGCCGTGAAGGGCACGAAGGCGCGGGTGACGACCTACGGTTTCGCCCGCGATGCGGACGTGCGGCCGTCGCGCTACGAGGACCTCGGGGCGGAGGGCTCGCGCCTCGAGGTCGAGGGCTTCCCGCCCGTGCACCTGCGGCTCGTCGGCCGCCACCAGGCCGCGAACGCGCTCGCGGCCTTCGCGGTCGCGCGCGAGTGGCGGCTCGATCCGCGCGCGGTGGCCGACGCGCTCGAGGCGCACCGGCCGCTCCCGGGACGCATGGAGGTCCGGCGCGCCCGGGGCGCGACGCTGCTGGTGGACTGCTACAACGCCAACCCGGACTCGACCGCGGCGGCGCTCGAGACCCTCGCCGGCTGGGCCGGGGCGCGGCGGCGGATCGCCGTGCTCGGCGACATGCTCGAGCTGGGGGGAACGGCCGCCCGGCTGCACCGGGAAACCGGCGCGAAGGTGCGGGACGCGGAACTGTGGACGGTCGGGACCCACGCGCGCGAATATGCCGCCGGGGCGCGCGCCACGGGGATCGAGGCGCGGGTGTTCGCCGACAAGGCCGAACTGGCGAAGGTCCTGCGCGAGACGCTCGCGCCGGGAATGGTCGTGCTGCTCAAGGCGTCGCGCGGCGCCGCCCTCGAGCAGGTGCTCGAAGGCCTCGGGACGGAGGACTGA
- a CDS encoding phospho-N-acetylmuramoyl-pentapeptide-transferase: MFYEWVYPLHEIAGLSVLNVFRYITFRSAYAAVTALLISFLFGPLMIDWLRRVRLGQKVRQEGPQSHLGKAGTPTMGGLLIVTSIVVPCLLWGNFHSRQLWIALLTTVWLGGLGFLDDWLRVVKNYPKGLLGRWKLVGQVAIGAVVGALILAYPEPNVSSTGTHVPFLKRTFFDFGWMFVPFVILVITGSSNAVNLTDGLDGLASGLVAIAAVSFAGMCYVSGHLKFSEYLNITHLAYSGELTVFCAAVLGASLGFLWFNCHPANVFMGDTGSLALGGALGVVAVLIKREFWLVLVGGVFVAEAASVMLQVASFKLTGRRIFRMSPLHHHFELMGWAESRVVLRFYIVGVLLAMLSLTTFKLQ; this comes from the coding sequence GTGTTCTACGAATGGGTCTATCCGTTGCACGAGATCGCCGGGTTGTCGGTGCTGAACGTCTTTCGCTACATCACGTTTCGCTCCGCCTACGCCGCCGTCACGGCGCTGCTCATCAGCTTCCTGTTCGGACCGCTCATGATCGACTGGCTGCGGCGCGTCAGGCTCGGACAGAAGGTCCGCCAGGAAGGGCCGCAGTCGCACCTCGGCAAGGCAGGGACGCCGACCATGGGCGGGCTGCTGATCGTCACCTCGATCGTGGTGCCCTGCCTGCTGTGGGGCAACTTCCACTCGCGTCAGCTGTGGATCGCGCTGCTCACCACCGTCTGGCTCGGCGGCCTCGGGTTCCTCGACGACTGGCTGCGGGTGGTGAAGAACTACCCCAAGGGACTGCTCGGACGATGGAAGCTGGTCGGACAGGTCGCGATCGGCGCCGTCGTCGGCGCCCTCATCCTCGCCTACCCGGAGCCGAACGTTTCGTCCACGGGCACGCACGTGCCGTTCCTCAAGCGCACGTTCTTCGACTTCGGCTGGATGTTCGTGCCGTTCGTGATCCTCGTCATCACCGGCTCGTCGAACGCGGTGAACCTGACGGACGGCCTCGACGGGCTCGCCTCGGGACTCGTCGCCATCGCGGCCGTGTCGTTCGCGGGCATGTGCTACGTGAGCGGCCACCTCAAGTTCAGCGAGTACCTCAACATCACCCATCTCGCCTACAGCGGCGAGCTGACGGTGTTCTGCGCCGCGGTGCTCGGCGCCTCGCTCGGCTTCCTGTGGTTCAACTGTCATCCCGCGAACGTGTTCATGGGCGACACCGGCTCGCTGGCGCTCGGCGGGGCGCTCGGCGTGGTGGCGGTGCTCATCAAGCGCGAGTTCTGGCTGGTGCTGGTCGGCGGGGTGTTCGTGGCCGAGGCGGCCTCCGTGATGCTGCAGGTGGCGTCGTTCAAGCTGACGGGCCGGCGCATCTTCCGCATGTCTCCGCTGCACCATCATTTCGAGCTGATGGGCTGGGCCGAGTCGCGGGTGGTGCTGCGCTTCTACATCGTCGGCGTCCTGCTGGCGATGCTGTCCCTGACGACGTTCAAGCTCCAGTGA
- the murD gene encoding UDP-N-acetylmuramoyl-L-alanine--D-glutamate ligase yields MTLDRHHPLPGRRPLVAGAARSGVAAARLLARHGAEVRICDRRGAADLPEPARALAGEGIEVAWGRDDAALLDGRDFVVWSPGIRADHPLATAARERGLAVIGELELGFLAARAPLVCITGTNGKSTTTDLTGALLRAAGREVAVCGNIGRALCEVAEDVSDAGLLVVEVSSFQLETVAKLKPFVATWLNLTPDHLDRHGSLADYAALKQRLFERQDEGDYAVRNADDPLVAGRGGLASPLEFSVARAVDDGAFHEAGELVLARRGGRERLMARTDVRLPGPHNLANALAALATVMPMEPPAAALRSVLAAYAGLEHRLEAAGEVNGVRFVNDSKATNTDSLSVALRSFERPVVLIAGGRDKGQDFAPLAALVRRHVRQLVLIGEGAAAMASAWRGVPQERAETLAEAVAVAYRAAGTGGVVLLSPGCASFDMFRDYEDRGRRFKEEVARLAQGGVRE; encoded by the coding sequence GTGACCCTCGACCGGCATCATCCGCTGCCCGGTCGCCGGCCGCTCGTCGCGGGCGCCGCCCGCAGCGGCGTCGCCGCCGCGCGCCTGCTCGCGCGTCACGGCGCCGAGGTGCGGATCTGCGACCGCCGCGGCGCCGCGGATCTGCCCGAGCCGGCGCGCGCGCTCGCCGGCGAGGGCATCGAGGTCGCCTGGGGGCGCGACGACGCGGCGCTGCTCGACGGGCGCGACTTCGTCGTCTGGAGCCCCGGCATCCGGGCGGACCATCCGCTCGCGACGGCCGCGCGCGAGCGGGGGCTGGCGGTGATCGGCGAGCTGGAGCTGGGATTCCTCGCCGCGCGCGCGCCGCTCGTCTGCATCACCGGCACCAACGGCAAGAGCACGACCACCGACCTGACGGGCGCGCTGCTGCGCGCCGCGGGGCGCGAGGTCGCCGTCTGCGGCAACATCGGCCGGGCGCTGTGCGAGGTGGCCGAGGACGTGAGCGACGCCGGGCTGCTGGTGGTCGAGGTCTCGTCCTTCCAGCTCGAAACGGTCGCGAAGCTCAAGCCGTTCGTCGCGACCTGGCTGAACCTGACCCCGGACCATCTCGACCGGCACGGCAGCCTCGCGGACTACGCGGCCCTCAAGCAGCGCCTGTTCGAGCGCCAGGACGAGGGCGACTACGCCGTTCGGAACGCCGACGACCCGCTGGTCGCGGGCCGCGGCGGTCTGGCCTCGCCGCTCGAGTTCTCGGTCGCGCGCGCGGTGGACGACGGCGCCTTTCACGAAGCGGGCGAACTGGTGCTGGCCCGCCGGGGCGGGCGGGAGCGGCTGATGGCGCGGACGGACGTCCGCCTGCCCGGCCCGCACAACCTCGCCAACGCGCTGGCGGCGCTGGCCACCGTCATGCCGATGGAGCCGCCGGCGGCGGCGCTTCGGAGCGTTCTCGCCGCCTACGCCGGTCTCGAGCACCGCCTGGAGGCGGCCGGAGAGGTCAACGGCGTGCGGTTCGTGAACGACTCCAAGGCCACGAACACCGATTCGCTGTCGGTGGCGCTGCGGAGCTTCGAGCGGCCGGTCGTCCTGATCGCCGGTGGCCGCGACAAGGGGCAGGATTTCGCGCCGCTCGCGGCCCTGGTCCGCCGGCACGTCCGGCAGCTGGTCCTGATCGGCGAGGGGGCGGCGGCCATGGCGAGCGCCTGGCGCGGAGTTCCGCAGGAGCGAGCGGAAACGCTGGCCGAAGCGGTCGCGGTCGCGTACCGTGCGGCCGGTACGGGGGGCGTGGTCCTGCTTTCGCCGGGCTGCGCTTCGTTCGACATGTTCCGGGACTACGAAGACCGCGGACGCCGCTTCAAGGAAGAAGTGGCCCGGCTCGCGCAGGGAGGCGTGCGGGAATGA
- the ftsW gene encoding putative lipid II flippase FtsW, producing the protein MTRGDRWIIVLALVLTAIGLVMVYSSSSFTAFVRKGDENFYLRQQAFRTLLGIGALWACARALSLKFLESLAPWLLGGACALLVAVVAVGHMSNGATRWLRVGMLSLQPTDLARVAAVVFLAWWLKRRPVADRGFWRGLVPPLLIVGGVAALILKQPNLSSAALLLATGFVMLFLSGAPLRHLVAPVAAGVGAAAVALATHPYMMRRVQTFADFAVGRADAHDAGFQLNQSLIAIGSGGLAGRGLGAGMQKLLFLPEAHTDFIFSIIAEELGFIGTTALLVVIGLFLWRGMRVAARCSEPFAGLVAGGLTVQIGLYALANLAVATGVAPTTGLPLPFVSYGGSALLVNLAAAGILYRISALNGESEALTRQRWAREGA; encoded by the coding sequence ATGACCCGAGGGGATCGCTGGATCATCGTGCTGGCGCTGGTGCTGACGGCGATCGGCCTCGTGATGGTCTATTCGTCGAGTTCGTTCACCGCCTTCGTCCGCAAGGGCGACGAGAACTTCTATCTCCGCCAGCAGGCGTTCCGGACGCTGCTGGGCATCGGGGCGCTGTGGGCGTGCGCCCGCGCGCTCAGCCTGAAGTTCCTCGAGTCCCTCGCGCCGTGGCTCCTGGGCGGAGCGTGCGCGCTCCTCGTCGCGGTCGTCGCGGTGGGCCACATGTCGAACGGCGCGACGCGCTGGCTGCGGGTCGGCATGCTGTCCCTGCAGCCGACCGACCTGGCGCGCGTCGCGGCCGTGGTGTTCCTCGCCTGGTGGCTCAAGCGCCGGCCGGTCGCGGACCGCGGTTTCTGGCGCGGGCTGGTGCCGCCACTGCTGATCGTCGGCGGCGTGGCGGCGCTCATTCTCAAGCAGCCGAATCTCAGCTCCGCGGCGCTGCTGCTCGCGACCGGCTTCGTGATGCTGTTCCTCTCGGGCGCTCCGCTTCGCCATCTCGTCGCGCCGGTGGCCGCGGGCGTGGGCGCCGCCGCGGTGGCGCTGGCGACGCACCCGTACATGATGCGCCGCGTCCAGACGTTCGCGGACTTCGCCGTCGGCCGCGCCGACGCGCACGACGCCGGCTTCCAGCTCAACCAGTCGCTCATCGCCATCGGCTCGGGCGGCCTCGCCGGTCGCGGCCTCGGCGCGGGCATGCAGAAGCTGCTGTTCCTGCCCGAGGCGCACACCGACTTCATCTTCTCGATCATCGCCGAGGAACTGGGCTTCATCGGGACGACGGCGCTGCTGGTCGTCATCGGACTGTTCCTGTGGCGCGGCATGCGCGTCGCGGCGCGCTGCTCCGAACCCTTCGCCGGCCTCGTGGCGGGAGGACTCACCGTGCAGATCGGCCTTTACGCGCTGGCCAACCTGGCCGTCGCGACCGGCGTGGCTCCGACCACCGGCCTGCCGCTGCCGTTCGTCTCGTACGGCGGCTCGGCGCTGCTCGTGAACCTCGCGGCCGCCGGCATCCTGTACCGCATCAGCGCCCTCAACGGCGAATCCGAGGCGCTCACCCGGCAGCGCTGGGCGAGGGAGGGGGCGTGA
- the murG gene encoding undecaprenyldiphospho-muramoylpentapeptide beta-N-acetylglucosaminyltransferase, which translates to MKVLIAGGGTGGHVFPGIAVAEELKHQRRNCEVVFVGTRGGLEAQAVPEAGFRIRYVVSAGFNRRRWWEWPWAALVNLFGLLQALWVVLAESPQVVLGTGGYVSAPLSFAARLLGRPLVLQEQNSIPGLANRLLARIANEVHLSFLEARTWFARKDNLKVTGNPVRAHILSGDHETAMREFALTPGRLTVFVFGGSLGARRINEAAIEALRRLKGRLEVQFILQTGRPDYERVLAAVQAEGLPATVMPFIKNMHLAYAAADLVVCRSGAMTLAEIAVCGLPSVLVPYPFAAHNHQEVNAANLVDRGAAVCILDGELTGERLAKEIAHLLADRQALSRMSANARLFARPDAAERLARTLIRFAEGRPQTSEEAATGSGH; encoded by the coding sequence GTGAAGGTCCTGATCGCGGGCGGCGGCACCGGCGGTCACGTCTTCCCCGGGATCGCCGTGGCCGAGGAACTGAAGCACCAGCGGCGCAACTGCGAGGTGGTGTTCGTCGGCACCCGCGGCGGCCTCGAGGCGCAGGCGGTGCCCGAGGCCGGCTTCCGCATCCGCTACGTGGTCTCGGCCGGGTTCAATCGCCGGCGCTGGTGGGAGTGGCCGTGGGCCGCCCTCGTCAACCTCTTCGGCCTTCTGCAGGCCCTGTGGGTGGTGCTGGCCGAGAGTCCGCAGGTCGTGCTGGGGACGGGCGGCTACGTGAGCGCGCCGCTGTCGTTCGCGGCGCGGCTGCTCGGCCGGCCGCTCGTGCTGCAGGAGCAGAACAGCATTCCGGGGCTGGCCAACCGGCTGCTCGCGCGCATCGCCAACGAGGTGCACCTGTCGTTCCTCGAGGCGCGCACCTGGTTCGCGCGCAAGGACAACCTCAAGGTCACCGGCAACCCGGTCCGCGCGCACATCCTGTCGGGCGACCACGAGACGGCGATGCGCGAGTTCGCACTGACCCCGGGCCGCCTCACCGTGTTCGTGTTCGGCGGCAGCCTCGGCGCCCGGCGCATCAACGAGGCCGCGATCGAGGCGCTGCGCCGCCTCAAGGGCCGCCTCGAGGTGCAGTTCATCCTGCAGACCGGCCGTCCCGACTACGAGCGCGTGCTCGCGGCGGTCCAGGCCGAAGGCCTGCCGGCGACCGTCATGCCGTTCATCAAGAACATGCACCTGGCGTACGCGGCGGCCGACCTCGTCGTCTGCCGCTCGGGCGCGATGACGCTCGCCGAGATCGCCGTGTGCGGCCTGCCGTCGGTGCTGGTGCCGTATCCGTTCGCGGCCCACAATCACCAGGAGGTCAACGCCGCGAACCTCGTGGACCGGGGCGCAGCCGTCTGCATCCTCGATGGCGAGCTGACCGGGGAGCGCCTGGCGAAGGAGATCGCGCACCTGCTGGCGGACCGACAGGCGCTGTCGCGGATGTCGGCGAACGCCCGTCTGTTCGCGCGGCCGGACGCCGCCGAGCGGCTGGCGCGGACGCTGATCCGCTTCGCGGAAGGTCGTCCGCAAACCTCCGAGGAAGCGGCGACCGGGAGCGGCCACTGA
- a CDS encoding UDP-N-acetylmuramate--L-alanine ligase, which produces MYGRTHRIHFIGIGGSGMSGLAEVLLNLGYSVSGSDLKTTEVTDRLVALGGRVFPGHAAANVEGAQVVVFSSAVRPDNPELLAARAANVPVIARADMLAELMRMKYGIAVGGSHGKTTTTSMVAAVLGRGGMDPTIVVGGRLRAVGANAQLGHGRFMVAEADESDGSFLRLAPAITVVTNIDREHLDHYADLAEVRQAFVYFANRVPFYGVSVLCSDDENVRGILPEVKKRTILYGVREPAEVRATSIALSGHGARFEVGAAGRALGAIELRVPGHHNVLNALAAVAVGLELEIGFGHIAEALAGFLGVGRRFETRGVAGDVRVIDDYGHHPTEIAATLAAARQLGGRVLVIFQPHRYSRTAALREEFGRCFGDADRVWVLDVYGAGESPIEGVGGCTVADSARAQGAAHVEYAPTGAEAAQAAAREARSGDTVITLGAGDVWRLADEVLARLASAAPAPTGRP; this is translated from the coding sequence ATGTACGGGCGAACGCACCGCATCCATTTCATCGGCATCGGCGGCAGCGGCATGTCGGGCCTCGCCGAGGTGCTGCTCAACCTGGGGTACTCGGTCTCGGGCAGCGACCTCAAGACCACCGAGGTCACCGATCGCCTCGTGGCGCTCGGCGGGCGCGTCTTTCCGGGCCACGCCGCCGCGAACGTCGAGGGCGCGCAGGTCGTGGTCTTCTCGTCGGCGGTGCGCCCGGACAACCCCGAGCTGCTGGCCGCCCGCGCCGCGAACGTGCCGGTCATCGCACGCGCGGACATGCTCGCCGAGCTGATGCGCATGAAGTACGGCATCGCCGTCGGCGGCTCGCACGGCAAGACCACCACGACCTCGATGGTCGCCGCGGTGCTCGGACGCGGAGGCATGGACCCGACCATCGTCGTGGGCGGCCGGCTGCGGGCGGTCGGCGCGAACGCGCAGCTCGGCCACGGGCGCTTCATGGTCGCCGAGGCCGACGAAAGCGACGGCTCCTTCCTGCGCCTGGCGCCGGCGATCACGGTCGTGACCAACATCGACCGCGAACACCTCGACCACTACGCCGACCTCGCCGAGGTCCGGCAGGCGTTCGTGTACTTCGCCAACCGCGTCCCGTTCTACGGCGTCAGCGTGCTGTGCTCCGACGACGAGAACGTGCGCGGCATCCTGCCCGAGGTGAAGAAGCGCACGATCCTGTACGGCGTCCGCGAACCGGCGGAGGTGCGCGCGACGTCCATCGCGCTGTCCGGCCACGGCGCCCGCTTCGAGGTCGGGGCCGCCGGACGCGCGCTCGGCGCGATCGAGCTGCGGGTCCCCGGCCACCACAACGTGCTCAACGCGCTGGCCGCGGTCGCCGTCGGACTCGAGCTCGAGATCGGCTTCGGACACATCGCCGAGGCCCTCGCGGGCTTCCTCGGCGTCGGCCGTCGCTTCGAGACCCGCGGGGTGGCGGGCGACGTGCGCGTGATCGACGACTACGGGCACCACCCGACCGAGATCGCGGCGACGCTCGCGGCCGCGCGGCAGCTGGGCGGCCGCGTGCTGGTGATCTTCCAGCCGCACCGCTATTCGCGCACCGCGGCGCTGCGCGAGGAGTTCGGGCGCTGTTTCGGCGACGCCGACCGCGTCTGGGTGCTCGACGTCTATGGCGCGGGCGAGTCGCCGATCGAGGGCGTCGGCGGGTGCACGGTGGCGGACTCCGCGCGCGCGCAGGGCGCCGCGCACGTCGAGTACGCGCCCACCGGGGCCGAGGCCGCGCAGGCGGCGGCCCGCGAGGCGCGCTCCGGCGACACGGTGATCACGCTCGGCGCCGGCGACGTCTGGCGGCTGGCCGACGAGGTGCTCGCCCGGCTCGCGTCCGCCGCCCCGGCGCCGACGGGGCGTCCATGA